The following coding sequences are from one Pseudomonas oryzae window:
- a CDS encoding prepilin peptidase has translation MNILDFLASHALAFVFCTAILGLLVGSFLNVVVYRLPVMMQRDWQAQAREVLELQSVEPAERFNLLLPDSHCPHCGHQIRAWENIPILSWLLLRGRCAGCKAPISLRYPLVELTCGVLSAVVAWQFGFSWATGAVLLLTWGLLAMSLIDADHQLLPDVLVLPLLWLGLIVNQSGLLASPSDAFWGAVAGYLSLWSVYWLFKLVTGKEGMGYGDFKLLAMLGAWGGWQILPLTILLSSVVGAVLGIIILRLRSADSGTPLPFGPYLALAGWIALLWGDAITGSYLRFAGLG, from the coding sequence ATGAACATTCTCGACTTTCTGGCCAGCCACGCGCTGGCCTTTGTTTTCTGCACCGCCATCCTCGGCCTGCTGGTCGGCAGCTTCCTCAACGTGGTGGTCTACCGCCTGCCGGTGATGATGCAGCGCGACTGGCAGGCGCAGGCGCGCGAGGTACTGGAACTGCAGTCGGTCGAACCGGCCGAGCGTTTCAACCTGCTGCTGCCGGACTCGCACTGCCCGCACTGCGGGCACCAGATCCGCGCCTGGGAGAACATCCCAATCCTCAGCTGGCTGCTGCTGCGGGGACGCTGCGCCGGTTGCAAGGCGCCGATCAGCCTGCGCTACCCGCTGGTCGAGCTGACCTGCGGTGTGCTGTCTGCCGTGGTCGCCTGGCAGTTCGGTTTCTCCTGGGCCACCGGTGCGGTACTGCTGCTGACCTGGGGCCTGCTGGCGATGAGCCTGATCGACGCAGACCACCAGCTGCTGCCCGACGTGCTGGTACTGCCGCTGCTGTGGCTGGGGCTGATCGTCAACCAGTCCGGGCTGCTGGCCAGTCCGAGCGATGCCTTCTGGGGTGCGGTGGCCGGCTATCTCAGCCTGTGGTCGGTGTACTGGCTGTTCAAGCTGGTGACCGGCAAGGAGGGCATGGGCTACGGCGACTTCAAGCTGCTGGCCATGCTCGGCGCCTGGGGCGGCTGGCAGATCCTGCCGCTGACCATCCTGCTCTCCTCGGTGGTCGGCGCGGTGCTCGGCATCATCATCCTGCGCCTGCGCAGCGCCGACAGCGGCACGCCGCTGCCGTTCGGTCCCTACCTGGCGCTCGCCGGCTGGATCGCCCTGCTGTGGGGCGATGCGATCACCGGCAGCTACCTGCGCTTCGCCGGGCTGGGTTGA
- the coaE gene encoding dephospho-CoA kinase (Dephospho-CoA kinase (CoaE) performs the final step in coenzyme A biosynthesis.), with protein MKPWILGLTGGIGSGKSAAASHFASLGVHQVDADQAARWVVEPGRPALTHIVDRFGEQILQDSGHLDRAALRARIFQVPEERQWLEQLLHPLIREEIRSVLEEARSPYAILVSPLLVESVPQRQMTQRVLVVDVPEQLQVERTLARDRVPEAQVRAILQAQASREERLRHAHDVLVNDRDLAWLQREVERLHDYYLTLRGGR; from the coding sequence ATGAAACCCTGGATTCTCGGCCTCACCGGCGGCATCGGCAGTGGCAAGAGCGCCGCGGCCAGCCACTTCGCCAGCCTCGGCGTGCATCAGGTCGATGCCGACCAGGCAGCGCGCTGGGTCGTGGAACCGGGACGCCCGGCGCTGACCCATATCGTCGACCGCTTCGGCGAGCAGATCCTCCAGGACAGCGGCCATCTCGACCGCGCCGCCCTGCGTGCGCGGATCTTCCAGGTGCCGGAGGAGCGTCAGTGGCTGGAGCAGCTGTTGCACCCGCTGATCCGCGAGGAAATCCGCAGTGTGCTGGAAGAGGCCCGCTCGCCCTACGCCATCCTGGTGTCGCCGCTGCTGGTCGAGTCCGTGCCGCAGCGGCAGATGACCCAGCGCGTGCTGGTGGTGGACGTGCCGGAACAGCTGCAGGTCGAGCGTACACTCGCCCGCGACCGTGTGCCCGAGGCACAGGTCCGCGCCATCCTGCAGGCCCAGGCCAGCCGCGAGGAGCGCCTGCGGCATGCCCACGACGTGCTGGTCAACGATCGCGACCTGGCCTGGCTGCAGCGCGAGGTCGAGCGCCTGCACGACTACTACCTGACCTTGCGAGGAGGCCGCTGA
- a CDS encoding PhoH family protein yields MEKHAGKTTHPRLYVLDTNVLIHDPNALLNFQEHQVAIPMTVLEELDHLKTGKHSVAAESRQAIRLIDHLLGEATPAQVEQGVPIQRGKGAPRGSLSILMSRLDTTLSGLPEHLNDNKIINQLVELQGRRPDVEVVLVSKDINMRLKARACGVAAEDYHTDQLVDDVALLPRGYHSVPGSFWQKVGKVDTRQEIGRTLHRVQLSDALPNVHVNEFIVDEQGFVGWVKEVHKSHLLLLDLHQEPLLHQEAWGLKPRDIYQALALYALLDPDIHLVNLTGAAGSGKTILALAAAIEQTMVSKRYRRIIATRSVQGLDEDIGFLPGTEAEKMEPWLGAITDNLEALHMDDESTHGSVDYILQRVPLQFKSLNYIRGRSFQQSLILIDECQNLTPHQMKTIITRAGNGSKVICLGNLAQIDTPYLSATSSGLTYLTERFKDFPHGVHITLQGVPRSLLAEYAEAHL; encoded by the coding sequence ATGGAAAAACACGCGGGCAAGACCACCCACCCCAGGCTGTATGTGCTCGATACCAACGTCCTGATCCACGACCCCAATGCCCTGCTGAACTTCCAGGAGCACCAGGTGGCCATCCCGATGACCGTGCTCGAGGAGCTCGATCATCTGAAGACCGGCAAGCACAGCGTGGCGGCCGAGAGCCGTCAGGCCATCCGCCTGATCGACCACCTGCTCGGCGAGGCGACGCCGGCGCAGGTCGAACAGGGCGTGCCGATCCAGCGTGGCAAGGGTGCCCCGCGCGGCAGCCTATCGATCCTCATGAGCCGCCTGGACACCACCCTCAGCGGCCTGCCCGAACACCTCAACGACAACAAGATCATCAACCAGCTGGTCGAGCTGCAGGGCCGTCGCCCGGACGTCGAGGTGGTGCTGGTCAGCAAGGACATCAACATGCGTCTGAAGGCGCGTGCCTGCGGGGTGGCTGCCGAGGACTACCACACCGACCAGCTGGTCGACGACGTTGCCCTGCTGCCGCGCGGCTACCACAGCGTGCCGGGCTCGTTCTGGCAGAAGGTCGGCAAGGTCGACACCCGCCAGGAGATCGGCCGCACCCTGCACCGCGTGCAGCTCAGCGACGCGCTGCCCAACGTCCACGTCAACGAGTTCATCGTCGACGAGCAAGGCTTCGTCGGCTGGGTCAAGGAAGTGCACAAGAGCCACCTGCTGCTGCTCGACCTGCACCAGGAGCCGCTGCTGCACCAGGAGGCCTGGGGCCTCAAGCCGCGCGACATCTACCAGGCGCTGGCGCTCTACGCGCTGCTCGACCCGGACATCCACCTGGTCAACCTGACCGGCGCGGCCGGCTCCGGCAAGACCATCCTCGCCCTAGCTGCCGCCATCGAGCAGACCATGGTCAGCAAGCGCTACCGGCGCATCATCGCCACCCGCAGCGTGCAGGGCCTCGACGAGGACATCGGCTTCCTGCCCGGCACCGAGGCGGAGAAGATGGAGCCCTGGCTCGGCGCCATCACCGACAACCTCGAGGCGCTGCACATGGACGACGAGAGCACCCACGGCAGTGTCGACTACATCCTCCAGCGCGTGCCGCTGCAGTTCAAATCGCTCAACTACATCCGCGGGCGCAGCTTCCAGCAGAGCCTGATCCTCATCGACGAGTGCCAGAACCTCACCCCGCACCAGATGAAGACCATCATCACCCGCGCCGGCAACGGCTCCAAGGTGATCTGCCTGGGCAACCTGGCGCAGATCGATACCCCCTACCTGTCGGCCACCAGCTCGGGGCTGACCTACCTGACCGAACGCTTCAAGGACTTCCCCCACGGCGTGCACATCACCCTGCAGGGAGTGCCGCGCTCGCTGCTGGCCGAGTACGCAGAAGCGCACCTGTAA
- the dmeF gene encoding CDF family Co(II)/Ni(II) efflux transporter DmeF: MAECDHSRWESSHDYRPLERRAERQAWTVVALTGLTMLVEIVAGSWFNSMALLADGWHMASHMLALGLAALAYQMARRYARDPRFVFGTWKIEVLAGFASALLLVVVAGLMALESLARLWRPEPISFDQALWVAGIGLVVNLASAWLLHDEHGHDHAHGHGHAHGSSHAHHDHDHDHDHDHDHDHDHDPAHAHGEGQAPAGRDLNRHAAFLHVLADALTSVAAIAALLGGKYFGWGWLDPLIGVVGALIIAVWARGLLRETSHALLDREADDGALARRVRALVEADPDTEVTDLHLWRVGRAQYACLLSVVTHDGLQPDDYKARLAVLGELVHVTIEVNRCASGHPPLATH, encoded by the coding sequence ATGGCTGAATGCGATCACTCGCGCTGGGAGTCCTCCCACGACTATCGTCCCCTCGAACGGCGCGCCGAACGCCAGGCTTGGACGGTGGTCGCGCTGACCGGGTTGACCATGCTGGTGGAGATCGTCGCCGGCAGCTGGTTCAACTCCATGGCCCTGCTCGCCGACGGCTGGCACATGGCCTCGCACATGCTGGCCCTGGGCCTTGCCGCGCTGGCCTACCAGATGGCGCGGCGCTACGCGCGCGATCCGCGCTTCGTCTTCGGTACCTGGAAGATCGAGGTGCTCGCCGGCTTCGCCAGCGCCCTGCTGCTGGTCGTGGTGGCCGGGCTGATGGCGCTGGAGTCGCTGGCGCGCCTGTGGCGACCGGAGCCGATCAGCTTCGACCAGGCGCTGTGGGTGGCTGGCATCGGCCTGGTCGTCAACCTCGCCTCGGCCTGGCTGCTGCACGACGAGCACGGCCATGACCATGCTCACGGTCATGGACATGCGCACGGCAGCAGCCACGCTCACCACGACCACGACCACGACCACGACCACGACCACGACCACGACCACGACCACGACCCTGCGCATGCCCATGGCGAGGGACAGGCGCCGGCCGGGCGCGACCTCAACCGCCATGCCGCCTTCCTCCACGTGCTGGCCGATGCGCTGACCTCGGTGGCGGCGATCGCCGCGCTGCTCGGCGGCAAGTACTTCGGCTGGGGCTGGCTGGATCCGCTGATCGGCGTGGTCGGCGCACTGATCATCGCAGTGTGGGCCAGGGGCCTGCTGCGCGAGACCAGCCATGCGCTGCTCGACCGCGAGGCGGACGACGGCGCCCTGGCGCGGAGGGTGCGCGCGCTGGTCGAGGCGGATCCGGACACCGAGGTCACCGACCTGCACCTGTGGCGGGTCGGTCGCGCCCAGTACGCCTGCCTGCTCAGCGTGGTGACCCACGATGGCCTGCAGCCGGACGACTACAAGGCGCGTCTTGCCGTGCTGGGCGAGCTGGTGCACGTCACCATCGAGGTCAATCGCTGCGCCAGCGGCCACCCGCCGCTGGCGACGCACTGA
- the pilB gene encoding type IV-A pilus assembly ATPase PilB, producing the protein MNDSIALTGLARQLVFAELLDARTAQQAQAEALRNKVPLVSHLVQNKLVKPRALAEMASEQFGLPLFDLKALDKELQPKELVSEKLIREHRVLPLLRRGNLLFVGASDPTNQQAIRDIQFSIGLTVETLLVEDDKLGEAIDKFFDTGTSGMEDLADVDLDGVDIDQSGEKKEEAVAGSDADDAPVVKFVNKMLLDAIRGGSSDLHFEPYEKTYRVRFRTDGMLHEVARPPIQLASRIAARLKVMAAMDISERRKPQDGRIKLKISANKAIDFRVNTLPTLWGEKIVMRILDPSSAQMGIDALGYEEEQKELYLKALSQPQGMILVTGPTGSGKTVSLYTGLNILNTPDINISTAEDPVEINLEGINQVNVNPKQGMDFSQALRAFLRQDPDVIMVGEIRDLETAEIAVKAAQTGHMVMSTLHTNSAPETLTRLRNMGVPAFNIATSVNLIIAQRLARRLCPACKKVHDVPRETLLKEGFPEEQIGKFKLYQPVGCDVCKGGYKGRVGIYEVVKITPALQRIIMEEGNSIEIAAKAREEGFNDLRTSGLLKAMQGMTSLEEVNRVTKD; encoded by the coding sequence ATGAACGACTCCATCGCCCTCACCGGCCTGGCCCGCCAGCTGGTGTTCGCCGAGCTGCTGGATGCCAGAACAGCACAGCAGGCGCAGGCCGAAGCGCTGCGCAACAAGGTCCCGCTGGTCAGCCACCTGGTGCAGAACAAGCTGGTCAAGCCGCGGGCGCTGGCGGAGATGGCCAGCGAGCAGTTCGGCCTGCCGCTCTTCGACCTCAAGGCGCTGGACAAGGAGCTGCAACCCAAGGAGCTGGTCAGTGAGAAGCTGATCCGCGAACACCGCGTGCTACCGCTGCTGCGCCGCGGCAACCTGCTGTTCGTCGGCGCCTCCGACCCGACCAACCAGCAGGCGATCCGCGACATCCAGTTCAGCATCGGCCTGACCGTGGAAACCTTGTTGGTGGAAGACGACAAGCTGGGCGAGGCCATCGACAAGTTCTTCGATACCGGCACCAGCGGCATGGAGGACCTGGCCGATGTCGACCTCGACGGCGTAGACATCGACCAGAGCGGTGAGAAAAAGGAAGAGGCAGTGGCCGGCAGCGATGCCGACGATGCGCCGGTAGTCAAGTTCGTCAACAAGATGCTGCTGGACGCCATCCGCGGCGGCTCCTCGGACCTGCACTTCGAGCCCTACGAGAAGACCTACCGGGTGCGCTTCCGTACCGACGGCATGCTCCACGAGGTGGCTCGCCCACCGATTCAGCTGGCCAGTCGCATCGCCGCACGCCTCAAGGTGATGGCTGCCATGGATATCTCCGAACGGCGCAAGCCGCAGGATGGGCGAATCAAGCTGAAGATCTCCGCCAACAAGGCCATCGACTTCCGCGTCAACACCCTGCCCACCCTGTGGGGCGAGAAGATCGTGATGCGGATTCTCGACCCCTCCAGCGCGCAGATGGGTATCGACGCCCTCGGTTACGAGGAAGAGCAGAAGGAGCTGTACCTCAAGGCACTGAGCCAGCCGCAAGGCATGATCCTGGTCACCGGCCCCACCGGTTCGGGCAAGACGGTTTCCCTCTATACCGGCCTGAATATCCTCAACACCCCGGACATCAACATCTCCACCGCCGAAGACCCGGTGGAGATCAACCTGGAAGGTATCAACCAGGTCAACGTCAATCCCAAGCAGGGTATGGACTTCTCCCAGGCGCTGCGCGCCTTCCTGCGTCAGGACCCGGACGTGATCATGGTCGGCGAGATCCGCGACCTGGAAACCGCCGAAATCGCCGTCAAGGCCGCGCAGACCGGCCACATGGTGATGTCCACCCTGCACACCAACAGCGCCCCGGAAACCCTCACCCGCCTGCGCAACATGGGCGTACCGGCATTCAACATCGCGACATCGGTCAACCTGATCATCGCCCAGCGTCTGGCCCGCCGCCTCTGCCCGGCGTGCAAGAAGGTGCATGACGTACCGCGCGAGACGCTGCTCAAGGAAGGCTTCCCCGAGGAGCAGATCGGCAAGTTCAAGTTGTACCAGCCGGTGGGCTGTGACGTCTGCAAGGGCGGCTACAAGGGCCGAGTGGGTATTTATGAAGTGGTTAAAATCACGCCGGCATTGCAGCGCATTATCATGGAAGAAGGCAATTCCATCGAAATCGCGGCCAAGGCCCGCGAAGAAGGCTTCAACGATCTGCGCACCTCGGGCCTGCTCAAGGCCATGCAAGGCATGACCAGCCTCGAGGAAGTCAACCGCGTGACCAAGGATTAA
- a CDS encoding pilin has protein sequence MKAQLQKGFTLIELMIVVAIIGILAAVALPAYQDYTIRSRVTEGVGLAASAKQMIGEVNTAAELTATANTWNAQANGTGATSKYVTSVQVDPGTGEITVTFNEANVGNIPAASTLVYTPYVQTGVAPVQLAANFGTGNTGSVDWGCASVNNAVSTARNLPALNVGTLPPQFAPSECR, from the coding sequence ATGAAAGCTCAACTGCAGAAAGGCTTTACCCTGATTGAATTGATGATCGTGGTCGCGATCATCGGTATCCTGGCTGCCGTCGCCCTGCCGGCCTACCAGGACTACACCATCCGCTCCCGCGTGACCGAAGGCGTCGGCCTGGCCGCCAGTGCCAAGCAGATGATCGGCGAAGTCAATACCGCAGCTGAGCTGACCGCTACCGCTAATACCTGGAACGCCCAGGCCAACGGCACCGGTGCCACCAGTAAGTACGTCACCTCCGTGCAGGTCGATCCCGGCACTGGCGAGATCACCGTCACCTTCAACGAGGCCAACGTCGGTAACATCCCGGCCGCTTCCACCCTGGTCTATACCCCCTACGTACAGACCGGCGTTGCTCCGGTGCAGCTGGCTGCCAACTTCGGTACCGGCAACACCGGCTCCGTCGACTGGGGCTGCGCTTCCGTCAACAACGCCGTCTCCACTGCTCGTAACCTGCCTGCTCTGAATGTCGGTACCCTGCCGCCGCAGTTCGCGCCGAGCGAGTGCCGCTAA
- a CDS encoding multidrug transporter yields MLIGALLTLSWLALLIRYPARAVPLSLAAVFALGLVALLLLWQEQRQRQRLERLELTLALDAVCPADRPLRARLHNGSDAALHDLRWQVGAYQRGDSINLADSRYDSPHYRAPHTVLAGRDWTECLPLPPLRPGYRAAGLEFRAVRLEGRFDE; encoded by the coding sequence ATGCTGATCGGCGCCCTGCTCACCCTCAGCTGGCTGGCTCTGCTGATCCGCTACCCTGCGCGGGCGGTGCCGCTCAGCCTGGCAGCGGTGTTCGCCCTCGGTCTGGTGGCGCTGCTGCTGCTCTGGCAGGAACAGCGCCAGCGGCAACGCCTCGAACGCCTGGAACTGACCCTCGCGCTGGACGCCGTCTGCCCCGCCGACCGCCCGCTGCGCGCGCGGCTGCACAACGGCAGCGACGCCGCCTTGCACGACCTGCGCTGGCAGGTCGGCGCCTACCAGCGCGGCGACAGCATCAACCTCGCCGACAGCCGCTACGACAGCCCGCACTACCGCGCCCCACACACCGTGCTGGCCGGCAGGGACTGGACGGAATGCCTGCCGTTGCCACCATTGCGCCCCGGCTATCGCGCCGCCGGCCTGGAGTTCCGCGCCGTGCGGCTGGAAGGGCGGTTCGACGAGTGA
- the yaaA gene encoding peroxide stress protein YaaA, which translates to MLMVISPAKTLDYGNAPVTARYTLPEHLDHSAELIAQLRELTPAQIAELMHLSDKLAGLNAARFAEWTPEFTPANAKQALLAFKGDVYTGLDADSFDEDDFDFAQQHLRMLSGLYGVLRPLDLMQPYRLEMGTKLANARGKDLDAFWGERISGWLNQALAAQGDAILLNLASNEYFGAVKRKAVQARVIDTEFKDLKNGQYKIISFYAKKARGLMARYVIKNRLRDPEALKGFDLDGYYYAEQHSSADKLVFLRDHAED; encoded by the coding sequence ATGCTGATGGTGATTTCCCCCGCCAAGACGCTCGATTACGGCAACGCGCCGGTCACCGCGCGCTACACCTTGCCCGAGCATCTGGACCACTCCGCCGAGCTGATCGCCCAGCTGCGCGAACTGACCCCGGCGCAGATCGCCGAGCTGATGCATCTCTCCGACAAGCTCGCCGGCCTCAACGCCGCGCGCTTCGCCGAGTGGACGCCGGAGTTCACCCCGGCCAACGCCAAGCAGGCGCTGCTCGCCTTCAAAGGCGACGTGTACACCGGGCTGGATGCCGACAGCTTCGACGAGGACGACTTCGACTTCGCCCAGCAGCACCTGCGCATGCTCTCCGGGCTGTACGGCGTGCTGCGCCCGCTCGACCTGATGCAGCCCTACCGCCTGGAGATGGGCACCAAACTGGCCAACGCGCGCGGCAAGGACCTCGACGCCTTCTGGGGCGAGCGCATCAGCGGCTGGCTGAACCAGGCACTGGCCGCACAGGGCGACGCCATCCTGCTCAACCTGGCCTCCAACGAGTACTTCGGCGCGGTCAAGCGCAAGGCGGTGCAGGCGCGGGTCATCGACACCGAGTTCAAGGACCTGAAGAACGGCCAGTACAAGATCATCAGCTTCTACGCCAAGAAGGCGCGCGGCCTGATGGCGCGCTACGTGATCAAGAACCGCCTGCGCGACCCCGAGGCGCTCAAGGGCTTCGATCTCGACGGCTACTACTACGCTGAACAGCACTCGAGCGCGGACAAGCTGGTGTTCCTGCGCGACCACGCCGAGGACTGA
- a CDS encoding type II secretion system F family protein: protein MAAKALQNSTFVWEGTDRKGAKVKGEISAQDPALAKAQLRKQGINPLKVKKKTGSLLGKGKKIKPIDIALFTRQMATMMKSGVPLLQSFDIIADGVENQNMRALVLDIKQEVAAGNSLASSLRKKPLYFDDLYCNLVESGEQSGALETLLDRIATYKEKTEALKAKVKKAMTYPIAVIVVALIVSAILLIKVVPQFQEVFANFGAELPAFTQMVINLSEMLQEWWLIVLVAIIAIGYAFKEVHRRSEKFRNQVDRTVLKMPLVGDITYKSAVARYARTLSTTFAAGVPLVEALDSVAGAAGNVVFREAVNRIKQDVSTGMQLNFSMRATGVFPAMAVQMASIGEESGSLDSMLDKVAEYYEAEVDNMVDNLTTLMEPMIMAVLGVLVGGLIIAMYLPIFQLGAVV from the coding sequence ATGGCGGCAAAAGCGTTACAGAACAGCACCTTCGTCTGGGAAGGCACCGACCGCAAAGGAGCCAAGGTCAAGGGCGAGATCAGCGCCCAGGATCCGGCTCTGGCCAAGGCGCAACTGCGCAAGCAGGGTATCAACCCGCTCAAGGTGAAGAAGAAGACCGGCTCGTTACTGGGCAAGGGCAAGAAGATCAAACCCATCGATATTGCCCTGTTCACCCGGCAGATGGCGACCATGATGAAGTCCGGCGTTCCGCTCCTGCAGTCGTTCGACATCATCGCCGACGGCGTGGAAAACCAGAACATGCGTGCCCTGGTGCTGGATATCAAGCAGGAAGTGGCCGCCGGTAACAGCCTGGCCAGTTCATTGCGCAAGAAGCCGCTGTACTTCGACGATCTCTACTGCAATCTGGTGGAGTCGGGCGAACAGTCCGGCGCCTTGGAAACCCTGCTCGACCGCATTGCCACCTACAAGGAAAAGACCGAGGCGCTCAAGGCCAAGGTGAAGAAGGCAATGACCTATCCGATCGCGGTCATCGTGGTCGCCCTGATCGTCTCGGCCATTCTGCTTATCAAGGTCGTGCCGCAATTCCAGGAAGTATTCGCCAATTTCGGCGCCGAGCTGCCGGCCTTCACCCAGATGGTGATCAATCTCTCGGAGATGCTGCAGGAATGGTGGCTGATCGTCCTGGTCGCGATCATAGCTATTGGTTACGCCTTCAAGGAAGTCCACAGGCGCTCGGAGAAATTCCGTAATCAAGTGGATCGTACCGTGCTCAAAATGCCGCTCGTCGGGGATATCACCTACAAGAGCGCCGTGGCCCGCTACGCGCGCACCCTGTCCACCACCTTCGCTGCCGGCGTGCCACTGGTCGAAGCTCTCGACTCGGTCGCCGGCGCCGCCGGCAACGTGGTGTTCCGCGAAGCGGTCAACCGCATCAAGCAGGACGTTTCCACCGGCATGCAACTGAATTTCTCGATGCGCGCCACTGGCGTGTTCCCGGCCATGGCCGTGCAGATGGCCTCTATCGGCGAGGAGTCCGGTTCGCTGGACAGCATGCTGGACAAGGTTGCCGAATACTACGAGGCGGAGGTGGACAACATGGTCGACAACCTGACCACGCTGATGGAGCCGATGATCATGGCCGTGCTCGGCGTACTGGTCGGCGGCCTGATCATCGCCATGTACCTGCCGATCTTCCAGCTGGGTGCCGTCGTCTGA
- a CDS encoding phosphate-starvation-inducible protein PsiE: MKPHRAERLRHAMHHQADALGNLLVEGFHYLALFAIGGTVAWAAAVAFWGMVGKGAASIDDILLLFIYLELGAMVGIYFKTNHMPVRFLIYVAITALTRLLIADIQHEHKPSMGIVMVCGAILLLAVSTLVVRYASARFPVPPTDGGRKGLDPASLGDKL, encoded by the coding sequence ATGAAACCACACCGCGCCGAACGCCTGCGCCACGCCATGCACCATCAGGCCGATGCCCTCGGCAATCTGCTGGTCGAGGGCTTCCACTATCTGGCGCTGTTCGCCATCGGCGGCACAGTGGCCTGGGCGGCGGCGGTGGCGTTCTGGGGGATGGTCGGCAAGGGTGCGGCGAGCATCGACGATATCCTGCTGCTGTTCATCTACCTCGAGCTGGGTGCCATGGTTGGCATCTATTTCAAGACCAACCACATGCCCGTGCGCTTCCTCATCTATGTGGCGATCACCGCGCTGACCCGTCTGCTGATCGCCGATATCCAGCACGAGCACAAGCCGAGCATGGGCATCGTCATGGTCTGCGGGGCGATCCTGCTGCTGGCGGTGTCGACCCTGGTGGTGCGCTATGCCTCGGCGCGCTTCCCGGTGCCGCCGACGGATGGCGGGCGCAAGGGGCTGGATCCGGCCAGTCTGGGCGACAAGCTCTGA